From a region of the Salinispira pacifica genome:
- the rpsD gene encoding 30S ribosomal protein S4 codes for MARNSTARGKIVRRFGLNIYGNPKYDRLLKKKPAPPGEPKKSRPRQSEFGRQLAEKQKVKFAYALSERQFRNIFEKAKRMKGVAGHNMLILLERRLDNVVYRLTMAASRAQARQLVGHGHVYVNGRRLNVPSAQVRPGDVITIKERNSSKELVRNNLAENSGRPVPPWLSLEADELKGSVSVLPTRDMIPTIAEEQLIVEFYSK; via the coding sequence ATGGCAAGAAACAGCACTGCCAGAGGTAAAATCGTACGCCGGTTCGGGCTTAATATTTACGGAAACCCTAAATATGACAGACTTCTGAAGAAGAAGCCTGCTCCTCCGGGAGAGCCAAAAAAGAGCCGGCCGCGACAGTCTGAATTCGGTCGGCAGCTAGCCGAGAAGCAAAAGGTAAAGTTCGCATATGCGCTGTCGGAACGCCAGTTCCGGAATATCTTCGAAAAAGCGAAGCGGATGAAGGGTGTAGCCGGTCACAACATGCTCATCCTCCTTGAACGCCGTCTTGATAACGTTGTATACCGACTCACAATGGCTGCAAGCCGGGCACAGGCCCGTCAGCTTGTCGGGCATGGTCATGTATATGTTAACGGACGCCGTCTGAATGTACCTTCTGCTCAGGTTCGCCCCGGTGATGTAATTACCATCAAAGAGCGGAATAGTTCCAAGGAGCTCGTGCGGAATAATCTGGCTGAAAACAGCGGCAGACCCGTACCTCCCTGGCTTTCACTGGAAGCAGATGAGCTCAAGGGCTCAGTATCAGTACTGCCTACCAGGGATATGATTCCCACAATTGCGGAAGAGCAGCTTATCGTCGAATTTTACTCAAAGTAA
- a CDS encoding DEAD/DEAH box helicase, with the protein MKKFTEYNLHPDLQTGIEAAGFTECTPVQEETFSAVFNGRDVTVKSQTGTGKTAAFLISIFQTLMESRQASQANGQEPEQEQVLILAPTRELVVQIYEEAQLLGAHLDFSFTTIYGGVGYNQQERELADNPDFIVGTPGRLLDFMQQKKIDFRRFAYLVIDEADRMFDMGFYPDIQKILRRMKSPQDRRTLLFSATLGTRVLNIAWEHMNDPVDIEIEPEHITVDAVKQTLYHVSRDEKMSLLLGLIRKHQPESAIFFTNTKRMAEELSFRLRANDFTAEFIMGDLPQKKRLQIINAVKNKQIRFLVATDVAARGLHIDDLAMVFNYDLPEDSENYVHRIGRTARAGNSGIAVSLADERSVYNLSSIEQYMGSKIPTEDITEDLIAEDRSRGTRFHSDYGRGSSRGGNRSGGRPSSRGGRSSSRNDSRRKPSGSQGKSSGGGSKHRSNQQSPAAPGAKSQHSETRNAPSPSKRGGKRKSQKPAHRGGKKPAQTAAPTAKMSEQERLDFYARKYGEDFAMKGKKSARKTQKKSQQKKKSRSTHDQREQSGSPAAASPGKQNQNRVQGSSNRNNQAQQKRKGQGSRSDSRKNKAAADASRKGSGGADSQSSSAAGKSSGKGKGIGGFLKKIIGRGE; encoded by the coding sequence ATGAAGAAATTTACCGAATACAATTTGCACCCAGATCTGCAGACTGGAATAGAAGCTGCAGGTTTTACTGAATGCACTCCTGTACAGGAAGAAACCTTTTCCGCCGTGTTCAATGGCAGAGATGTTACCGTCAAATCACAGACAGGTACCGGAAAAACAGCCGCGTTTTTGATATCCATTTTTCAAACCCTCATGGAATCACGTCAAGCCAGCCAGGCCAACGGTCAGGAGCCGGAGCAGGAACAGGTGCTAATTCTCGCACCCACCCGTGAACTGGTGGTACAGATCTATGAAGAAGCTCAACTGTTAGGCGCTCATCTCGATTTTTCCTTCACCACCATATACGGCGGAGTGGGGTATAACCAGCAGGAACGGGAACTGGCGGATAATCCTGATTTTATTGTTGGTACACCCGGCCGTCTTCTGGATTTTATGCAGCAGAAAAAGATCGACTTCCGCCGTTTTGCCTATCTGGTAATCGATGAAGCTGACAGAATGTTTGATATGGGGTTTTATCCCGATATCCAGAAGATTCTCAGGCGGATGAAGTCACCCCAGGACCGGCGCACTCTGCTTTTTTCCGCAACACTGGGAACGCGGGTTCTCAACATAGCATGGGAACATATGAATGACCCGGTTGATATTGAAATTGAACCGGAACATATTACCGTGGATGCAGTAAAACAGACCTTGTATCACGTAAGCCGGGATGAAAAAATGTCGCTTTTGTTGGGACTGATCCGGAAACATCAGCCCGAAAGTGCGATCTTTTTCACCAATACCAAACGGATGGCGGAAGAGCTTTCATTTCGCTTGAGGGCAAACGATTTTACCGCCGAGTTCATAATGGGTGACCTGCCCCAGAAAAAGCGGCTGCAGATTATCAATGCAGTAAAGAACAAGCAAATCAGATTTCTCGTCGCCACAGATGTGGCCGCCCGTGGGCTTCACATAGACGATCTCGCAATGGTGTTTAATTACGATCTTCCCGAGGATTCAGAAAATTATGTGCACAGGATCGGGCGAACCGCACGTGCGGGGAATTCCGGAATTGCGGTCAGTCTTGCGGATGAACGCAGTGTGTACAATTTATCATCAATTGAACAGTATATGGGGAGTAAAATTCCCACAGAGGATATTACCGAAGATCTGATCGCTGAAGACCGCAGCCGGGGAACCCGGTTCCATTCCGATTACGGCCGCGGTTCGTCCCGGGGCGGGAACAGAAGCGGAGGACGTCCCTCATCCAGGGGCGGTCGGTCTTCTTCACGGAACGATAGCAGAAGGAAGCCTTCGGGATCTCAGGGAAAATCTTCCGGCGGCGGATCGAAACATCGAAGCAATCAGCAGTCTCCCGCTGCCCCGGGTGCTAAATCCCAGCATAGTGAAACGCGCAATGCCCCTTCTCCTTCAAAGCGAGGCGGAAAACGGAAATCTCAAAAGCCTGCTCACCGTGGTGGGAAGAAGCCTGCACAAACAGCTGCTCCCACTGCCAAGATGAGCGAACAGGAACGGCTGGATTTCTATGCACGAAAATACGGTGAAGATTTTGCCATGAAAGGCAAAAAGTCCGCCCGGAAAACCCAGAAAAAAAGCCAGCAGAAAAAAAAGTCCCGCAGCACACATGATCAGAGAGAACAGTCCGGCTCTCCTGCGGCAGCTTCCCCGGGCAAGCAAAATCAAAACAGGGTTCAGGGGAGCAGCAACCGGAACAACCAGGCCCAGCAGAAGCGGAAGGGCCAGGGCTCCCGCTCCGATTCCAGGAAAAATAAAGCCGCAGCCGATGCTTCACGGAAAGGCAGCGGTGGAGCCGACAGTCAATCATCCTCTGCCGCCGGAAAATCATCCGGCAAGGGCAAAGGGATCGGCGGGTTCTTGAAAAAAATCATCGGCCGGGGAGAGTAG
- a CDS encoding LacI family DNA-binding transcriptional regulator: protein MRVTINDIAKASGFSKTSVSFAFNDPSRISKKTRSKILSIAESLGYVPDPVARNLSMRKIGTIGFLVPQAISRVFLNPYMNQLLLGIGEACQAKDYSLTVVPPLRGRIFDGVRSAAVDGFITLGLHPEMKLVQLIKQRHIPFVTIDGTPAQDIPGVNTYDQKAAYRMMEEIINAGHRRIAIFSLEHAKTREDHIYTGARDWRLEGFYKALRDNGIDPDTVPVYDCESSEQGGRDAAQTALEQTVGASGRPTAMAFMSDIAAIGAMEELQDRGVSVPDDISVTGFDNIPEASMVHPKLTTMAQPGFEIGKAATQMLFDLLDERKLEKHLYFDSQFIARESLGILS from the coding sequence ATGCGGGTTACCATTAACGACATTGCCAAAGCCTCAGGTTTTTCAAAGACCTCCGTCTCCTTTGCTTTCAATGACCCCAGCAGAATCAGTAAGAAAACCAGGAGTAAAATTCTCAGTATCGCCGAGAGTTTGGGCTATGTACCTGATCCGGTGGCCCGAAACCTCTCCATGCGGAAAATCGGCACCATTGGATTCCTGGTTCCTCAGGCAATCAGCAGGGTGTTTCTGAATCCCTACATGAATCAGCTGCTTTTGGGAATCGGAGAAGCCTGCCAGGCTAAAGACTACTCTCTCACCGTTGTACCTCCCCTGAGGGGGCGAATATTTGACGGGGTGCGATCAGCCGCCGTTGACGGCTTTATTACTCTGGGGCTCCACCCGGAAATGAAGCTGGTGCAATTGATCAAGCAGCGGCACATTCCTTTCGTAACAATTGACGGTACTCCGGCGCAGGATATCCCCGGCGTGAATACCTATGACCAGAAGGCAGCATACCGAATGATGGAAGAGATTATTAATGCAGGCCATCGACGTATCGCCATTTTTTCATTGGAACACGCAAAAACACGCGAAGACCATATATATACCGGAGCCAGAGATTGGCGACTGGAAGGATTTTATAAGGCTCTCCGGGATAACGGAATTGATCCTGACACCGTCCCCGTATATGACTGCGAATCCAGTGAGCAGGGTGGTAGAGACGCTGCGCAGACTGCCCTGGAACAAACAGTAGGAGCTTCCGGCAGGCCCACTGCCATGGCATTTATGAGCGATATCGCCGCCATAGGGGCAATGGAAGAGCTTCAGGACAGGGGAGTTTCTGTACCCGACGATATCTCTGTAACCGGATTCGACAACATACCGGAGGCGTCCATGGTCCATCCAAAGCTTACCACTATGGCTCAGCCCGGTTTCGAAATCGGCAAAGCGGCCACCCAAATGCTTTTCGATCTTCTGGACGAGAGAAAGCTGGAGAAGCATCTGTATTTTGATTCCCAGTTTATTGCACGGGAAAGCCTGGGAATACTTTCGTAA
- a CDS encoding sugar ABC transporter permease produces the protein MSDQTTTMKAPTELDLMKKYGFGRWFFQRARGDSPFKRLIIHIVLLIVVFIAVYPVLRIVTVSLRPGNRLLSTSLAIIPEDATFQNYYNVLFNRDFVKWLWNSLIITTATSSIGVMIASTSAYAFSRWNFPGRSPALIFLLATQMIPFAMLMIPIYIISARLGLINTWRGLVVAYSVSSVPFSIWILKGYYDSIPTELEQSAMVDGATRMQAFFRIILPLSTPALAIAFLFNFTQAWNDFLLARIMLQQAELYTWPLGLQSMQRQFQTQWGEFSAGALMVSVPVMILFLTSSRWLISGLTVGSVKG, from the coding sequence ATGAGTGATCAGACTACTACTATGAAAGCTCCCACTGAGCTGGATTTAATGAAGAAATACGGGTTCGGCAGATGGTTTTTCCAACGTGCCCGGGGTGATTCGCCCTTTAAAAGACTGATAATCCATATCGTTTTGCTGATTGTTGTGTTTATTGCCGTGTATCCGGTGCTCCGGATTGTTACCGTTTCTCTTCGACCCGGTAACCGGCTGCTTTCCACATCACTTGCGATAATTCCTGAGGATGCGACCTTCCAGAACTATTACAATGTTCTTTTCAACAGGGATTTTGTAAAATGGTTATGGAACAGTCTGATAATTACCACTGCAACCAGCAGTATCGGGGTAATGATTGCATCCACATCGGCCTATGCATTTTCCAGATGGAATTTTCCCGGACGTTCACCTGCGTTGATCTTTCTTCTTGCAACACAGATGATCCCTTTCGCCATGCTGATGATTCCTATTTACATCATCTCCGCACGATTGGGGCTGATCAATACCTGGAGGGGTCTGGTGGTGGCGTATTCAGTCTCATCTGTACCATTTTCAATTTGGATACTGAAAGGCTATTACGATTCCATACCGACAGAGCTTGAGCAATCGGCCATGGTTGACGGTGCAACCCGTATGCAGGCCTTCTTCCGGATTATTCTTCCTTTGAGTACTCCTGCTCTGGCCATCGCCTTTCTGTTTAACTTTACCCAGGCCTGGAATGACTTCCTGCTTGCACGTATCATGCTTCAGCAGGCGGAACTCTACACATGGCCTCTGGGTCTTCAAAGCATGCAGAGGCAGTTTCAGACTCAGTGGGGTGAATTCTCCGCCGGTGCACTGATGGTTTCTGTACCTGTGATGATCCTTTTCCTTACATCCAGCCGCTGGCTGATCTCAGGGCTCACTGTGGGATCCGTAAAAGGGTAA
- a CDS encoding carbohydrate ABC transporter permease, with the protein MSLRDVIPTIIAIAALMVLVEISLYYLLYKVLNYKYALPFMLVAPAAIGLALLVVYPIFYNLVIAFSDTNLFAGRFPTRPGSVSYGFKPFFDNIVSVFAKPILQQQTFWPVFARTIAWTFIQVSFHVTVGFMLASLLNRPMKLRGVYRTFILFPWAIPQVIAVLAWRGEFNFEYGYFNIILRNIGLNPINWMTDPAWNFFAINLTNWWLGVPFMSAILLGGLQSIDTSYYEAAEMDGATKFQQLRNITLPLMQPVMTPAIILGVIWTFNQFNIPYFINQQELESSDILVTALFRAAFEYSRYGFAAAFALVIFVILILFTIFYMKVTGFQLQSGQEKKRLAAAKAVGE; encoded by the coding sequence ATGAGTCTTAGGGACGTTATTCCCACAATAATTGCCATTGCAGCGCTGATGGTACTTGTGGAAATCAGTCTCTATTATCTCTTGTATAAAGTTTTAAACTATAAATATGCGTTGCCGTTTATGCTGGTTGCACCCGCAGCAATTGGTCTGGCACTGCTGGTTGTGTATCCGATCTTTTATAATCTCGTTATTGCGTTCAGCGATACAAACCTCTTTGCCGGGAGATTTCCCACACGTCCCGGTTCTGTGAGTTACGGTTTCAAGCCGTTTTTTGATAACATTGTTTCAGTTTTTGCGAAACCGATACTACAGCAACAGACCTTCTGGCCTGTTTTTGCCCGTACAATCGCCTGGACATTCATTCAGGTATCGTTCCACGTTACGGTAGGGTTCATGCTTGCATCCCTGCTCAACCGTCCTATGAAATTACGGGGTGTGTATCGGACATTCATTCTTTTCCCCTGGGCTATACCCCAGGTAATCGCCGTTCTGGCGTGGAGAGGTGAATTCAACTTTGAATATGGATACTTCAATATAATTCTGAGAAATATAGGGTTGAATCCTATCAACTGGATGACCGACCCTGCATGGAACTTTTTCGCCATAAACCTGACCAACTGGTGGCTGGGGGTTCCGTTTATGTCGGCCATACTTCTTGGCGGACTGCAATCCATCGATACATCCTACTATGAAGCTGCGGAGATGGATGGGGCCACGAAATTTCAGCAATTACGGAATATAACGCTTCCGTTGATGCAGCCTGTTATGACGCCGGCCATCATTCTGGGGGTGATCTGGACATTTAACCAGTTCAACATTCCCTACTTTATCAACCAGCAGGAATTGGAGTCTTCGGATATCCTTGTAACAGCCCTGTTCAGAGCTGCCTTTGAATACAGCAGATACGGATTTGCCGCTGCGTTTGCACTGGTGATATTTGTAATCCTGATTCTGTTCACTATTTTCTACATGAAGGTGACCGGATTTCAGCTCCAGTCAGGTCAGGAGAAGAAGCGGCTTGCGGCTGCGAAGGCGGTAGGAGAGTAA
- a CDS encoding extracellular solute-binding protein, translated as MKKLLVLGLVLFVAFGAVFAEGQGEAGAAGEVSITLWTQEGESEGFYQYIVERAEEYMGMVEGVTVEVVQKDTEALREDFQTASLAGTAPELLWTVGDHAGPFTAANLIQPVDGLYDADEYVESVILDGQTWGVPITSGNHLMLLYNKSIVGDEAPATFQEIIDFGQEFTDGENYGLVYNAVEPFWLVPFLGGYGGSVFAADGVTPTLDTPEMVDTLQFLADLEFEYGITPAEADYGTMDTLFKEGNAAYIINGDWSLGDYEAILGDDLGVARIPQLPNGDFPRPYTSGKYFMVAEGVDGVKLQAIQGFIDYMISDESLLEILDMFKRLPASLSALNSDAVSADPILRGSAAQLATGTPMPSVIEMRANWDAMKPEMNAVLAGTTSPEEAAANMQSAAENAIEAMQ; from the coding sequence ATGAAAAAACTTCTAGTACTCGGTCTTGTACTCTTCGTGGCATTCGGTGCAGTTTTTGCCGAAGGTCAGGGAGAAGCTGGTGCGGCCGGTGAAGTTAGCATCACTCTTTGGACTCAGGAAGGAGAATCCGAGGGATTTTATCAGTACATCGTAGAGCGTGCCGAAGAGTACATGGGAATGGTTGAAGGTGTAACCGTTGAAGTTGTACAGAAAGACACAGAAGCTCTCCGTGAAGACTTCCAGACTGCTTCTCTTGCAGGTACAGCTCCTGAGCTGCTCTGGACTGTTGGCGACCATGCAGGTCCGTTTACTGCAGCCAACCTGATTCAGCCCGTTGACGGCCTGTATGATGCAGACGAATACGTTGAATCCGTTATTCTTGACGGTCAGACTTGGGGAGTGCCCATTACCAGCGGTAACCACCTCATGCTGCTGTACAACAAGAGCATCGTAGGTGATGAAGCTCCTGCAACGTTCCAGGAAATTATCGACTTCGGCCAGGAATTCACCGACGGTGAAAACTACGGTCTGGTGTATAATGCGGTAGAGCCCTTCTGGCTGGTACCCTTCCTCGGCGGATACGGCGGAAGCGTTTTCGCAGCTGACGGTGTTACTCCCACTCTGGACACTCCTGAAATGGTTGACACACTGCAGTTCCTTGCTGACTTGGAATTCGAATACGGTATTACTCCCGCAGAAGCTGACTACGGAACCATGGATACCCTTTTCAAAGAAGGAAATGCCGCGTACATCATCAACGGTGACTGGAGCCTCGGCGATTACGAAGCAATCCTTGGCGACGATCTGGGTGTAGCACGTATTCCCCAGCTTCCCAACGGCGATTTCCCCCGTCCTTACACTTCAGGCAAGTACTTCATGGTTGCCGAAGGTGTTGACGGCGTTAAGCTTCAGGCAATTCAGGGATTCATCGACTACATGATCAGCGACGAAAGCCTTCTTGAAATCCTGGACATGTTCAAGCGTCTTCCTGCTTCACTCTCAGCTCTTAACAGTGATGCGGTAAGTGCAGACCCCATTCTCCGCGGTTCTGCTGCTCAGCTGGCAACCGGTACTCCGATGCCTTCTGTAATTGAAATGCGCGCGAACTGGGACGCAATGAAGCCTGAAATGAATGCAGTACTTGCTGGAACCACCAGCCCTGAAGAGGCTGCTGCGAACATGCAGTCCGCTGCTGAAAATGCAATTGAGGCTATGCAGTAA
- the msrB gene encoding peptide-methionine (R)-S-oxide reductase MsrB, with product MKGKKESTDSLGGAANRNWKKILDPDVYHVTREGGTEPPFSGKYYLEERDGVYLCSNCSTPLFSSDTKYHSGCGWPSFYEPLSSDAVVEREDTSLGMRRIELRCASCDAHLGHVFPDGPDPTGLRYCINSLSLELDADSEERK from the coding sequence ATGAAAGGAAAAAAAGAATCAACAGACTCCCTCGGGGGAGCCGCTAACCGGAATTGGAAGAAAATTCTTGACCCCGATGTGTATCATGTGACCCGAGAGGGGGGCACCGAACCTCCGTTTTCGGGAAAGTATTACCTTGAAGAGCGGGATGGTGTCTATCTTTGCTCCAATTGCTCGACACCGCTTTTCTCTAGTGATACCAAGTATCACAGCGGCTGCGGCTGGCCCAGCTTTTACGAACCCCTTTCATCCGATGCCGTGGTAGAGCGTGAAGATACCAGTCTGGGTATGCGGAGAATCGAGCTTCGCTGTGCATCCTGCGATGCCCATCTGGGTCATGTTTTTCCCGACGGTCCCGATCCAACAGGTCTCCGCTACTGCATCAACTCCCTGAGTCTGGAGCTGGATGCAGACTCTGAAGAAAGAAAGTAG